One Eurosta solidaginis isolate ZX-2024a chromosome 5, ASM4086904v1, whole genome shotgun sequence DNA segment encodes these proteins:
- the Ogdh gene encoding 2-oxoglutarate dehydrogenase complex component E1 isoform X4: protein MHRAHTAFNMVLTPIAQKNFATWLLKDGSPKVWKNATILATIRAYSSAAPAEQFASGTSATYVEEMYNSWLRDPTSVHTSWDAYFRSNSYNAPPDFQPVQRNLIPLSSNVSALSSGGAIDSKIIEDHLAVQAIIRSYQIRGHNIAHLDPLEINIADLPDNSTTKAIYANFSFGEQDMDRPFKLPSTTFIGGDETTLPLREILNRLENVYCNKIGVEYMFINSLEQCNWIRKRFETPGVMNFSPEEKRLILARLTRATGFEAFLAKKYSSEKRFGLEGGEMLIPCMKEVIDVSTELGVESVIMGMPHRGRLNVLANVCRKPLPQIFTQFAGLEAADDGSGDVKYHLGTYIERLNRVTNKNIRLAVVANPSHLEASCPVVQGKTRAEQFYRGDQEGKKVMSILLHGDAAFCGQGVVYETMHLSDLPDYTTHGTVHVVVNNQIGFTTDPRFSRSSPYCTDVARVVNAPIFHVNADEPEAVVHVSRVAAEWRATFHKDVVIDLVSYRRNGHNEVDEPMFTQPLMYQKIRNHKTCIELYANKLIAEGTVTPEEVKAVADKYDKICEESLELAKQETHIKYKDWLDSPWSGFFEGKDPLKVSPTGVKEETLIHIGNRFSSPPPNAAEFVVHKGLLRVLAARKTMVDEKKADWALAEAMAFGSLLKEGIHVRLSGQDVERGTFSHRHHVLHHQLVDKAVYNPLQHLYPDQAPYSVSNSSLSEFAVLGFEHGYSMTNPNALVLWEAQFGDFCNTAQCIIDQFIASGQAKWVRQSGLVCLLPHGMEGMGPEHSSGRLERFLSLCSDDPDYFPQESEEFSIRQLHDINMIVVNCSTPANYFHVLRRQIAMPFRKPLIIMTPKSLLRHPLARSPFSEMSESSEFRRVIPDEGPAGENAEHVKKVLFCSGRVFYDLLKAREDKKLENEIAIVRVEQISPFPFDLVKEQSTIYNNADLFWVQEEHKNQGAWTYVQPRFLTALNHVKDVGYVGRPCSASAATGSKVQHTRELNALLKDAISV, encoded by the exons ATGCATCGGGCACATACGGCTTTCAATATGGTGTTAACGCCAATTGCACAAAAAAACTTTGCCACATGGCTGTTAAAGGATGGCAGTCCAAAG GTGTGGAAGAACGCTACTATTTTGGCTACGATCCGTGCATACAGCTCAGCGGCGCCAGCGGAACAATTCGCTTCTGGAACGTCCGCAACATATGTCGAAGAAATGTATAACTCTTGGTTACGCGATCCAACTTCTGTACATACG TCTTGGGATGCCTATTTCCGAAGCAACTCATACAATGCCCCACCGGACTTTCAACCCGTACAGCGAAATTTGATACCCCTTTCGAGCAACGTCAGCGCACTCTCTTCAGGCGGAGCCATTGACTCAAAAATAATTGAGGATCATTTAGCAGTTCAAGCAATAATTAGAAGCTATCAG ATTCGAGGACATAACATTGCACACCTCGATCCCCTTGAAATTAATATCGCAGATTTGCCAGACAACAGCACAACGAAAGCTATTTACGCTAATTTCAGTTTTG GCGAGCAGGATATGGATCGACCTTTCAAGTTGCCCAGTACAACATTTATCGGCGGAGATGAAACTACTTTGCCTTTGCG TGAAATCTTAAATCGTCTAGAAAATGTATACTGTAATAAAATAGGTGTAGAGTACATGTTTATCAACTCGCTGGAACAGTGCAATTGGATTCGAAAGCGTTTCGAAACACCTGGAGTTATGAACTTCTCACCAGAGGAAAAGCGTCTTATTTTGGCTCGATTAACTCGTGCCACAGG TTTTGAAGCCTTTTTGGCCAAAAAATATTCATCTGAGAAGCGTTTCGGTTTAGAAGGTGGTGAGATGCTCATTCCATGTATGAAAGAAGTTATTGACGTTTCGACTGAGTTGGGTGTTGAATCGGTTATAATGGGTATGCCACATCGTGGTCGTCTTAATGTTTTAGCCAATGTTTGCCGTAAGCCATTGCCACAAATATTTACTCAATTTGCTGGTTTAGAGGCAGCTGATGAT GGGTCCGGAGATGTTAAATATCATTTAGGAACTTATATTGAGCGCTTGAATCGTGTTACAAACAAAAACATCCGATTAGCTGTTGTTGCCAATCCTTCTCATTTGGAAGCCTCATGCCCCGTGGTACAGGGTAAAACTCGTGCTGAGCAATTCTATCGTGGCGATCAAGAAGGAAAAAAGGTTATGTCTATATTATTACATGGAGATGCAGCTTTCTGTGGCCAAGGTGTTGTTTACGAGACGATGCATTTGTCAGATTTGCCAGATTATACCACACACGGCACCGTccatgttgttgtaaacaaccaAATTGGGTTCACCACAGATCCGCGATTCTCGCGCTCTTCACCTTACTGCACAGATGTTGCTCGTGTTGTTAATGCACCAATTTTCCATGTGAATGCTGATGAACCTGAAGCCGTCGTGCATGTGAGCAGAGTAGCAGCTGAATGGCGGGCTACCTTCCATAAGGATGTAGTTATTGATTTAGTCAGCTACCGTCGTAATGGTCACAATGAAGTGGATGAGCCTATGTTTACGCAACCGCTTATGTACCAAAAGATCAGAAACCATAAAACATGTATCGAATTATATGCAAACAAATTGATTGCGGAGGGCACTGTCACTCCTGAAGAGGTGAAAGCTGTAGCAGATAAGTATGATAAAATCTGCGAGGAATCTTTAGAACTAGCTAAACAGGAAACCCACATCaag TATAAGGATTGGCTTGATTCTCCTTGGTCCGGTTTCTTCGAAGGAAAAGATCCTTTGAAAGTTTCACCAACTGGTGTAAAAGAAGAAACCTTAATTCACATTGGCAACCGATTCTCATCACCACCACCAAATGCCGCCGAATTCGTTGTTCACAA AGGACTGCTTCGTGTATTAGCTGCTCGGAAGACAATGGTTGATGAAAAAAAAGCTGATTGGGCCTTAGCGGAAGCAATGGCTTTTGGATCTTTGCTCAAAGAGGGTATTCATGTGAGATTATCTGGTCAGGATGTTGAGCGCGGCACATTCTCTCACAGGCATCATGTATTGCATCATCAGTTAGTAGACAAAGCTGTATATAATCCTCTACAACACCTGTATCCCGATCAAGCCCCATATTCAGTTTCAAACAGTTCCTTATCAGAGTTTGCTGTTTTAGGCTTTGAGCACGGCTATTCTATGACCAACCCAAATGCTTTAGTTTTGTGGGAAGCACAATTTGGTGATTTCTGTAACACGGCGCAATGTATTATTGATCAGTTCATTGCAAGTGGTCAAGCTAAATGGGTTCGTCAATCTGGATTGGTATGCCTTTTACCTCACGGTATGGAGGGTATGGGACCAGAACATTCATCGGGACGCCTAGAGCGATTCTTGAGCTTATGTTCGGACGATCCAGATTATTTCCCACAAGAATCTGAAGAATTTTCTATTCGCCAATTGCATGATATCAATATGATTGTGGTCAATTGCTCGACACCAGCTAATTATTTCCATGTTTTGCGACGTCAGATAGCCATGCCTTTCCGTAAGCCTTTAATTATTATGACTCCTAAATCTCTTTTGCGTCATCCCTTGGCTAGAAGCCCCTTCAGTGAAATGTCCGAATCTAGCGAGTTTAGGCGTGTAATTCCCGATGAAGGCCCTGCAGGGGAAAATGCAGAACATGTGAAGAAAGTGCTGTTTTGCAGTGGACGAGTATTCTATGATTTGTTAAAAGCTCGTGAGGATAAGAAATTGGAAAATGAAATCGCTATTGTGCGCGTGGAACAA ATTTCGCCCTTCCCATTCGACTTGGTCAAGGAACAAAGCACAATATACAATAATGCCGATTTGTTCTGGGTACAGGAAGAACATAAGAACCAGGGAGCTTGGACTTATGTACAACCTCGCTTTTTAACCGCACTTAACCACGTTAAGGATGTGGG